Part of the Candidatus Latescibacterota bacterium genome is shown below.
GGTGGCGGCGATAGCCGGGGGTGGAGGGCTGGGCCTCTTTGGCTATGCTGCCGGTAAGGATCCCGATTCGTACACGGGTTGTGAGAGCTTTCAGGGCGCCGCGCAGGATTTCAATAGAAAACGGTATAT
Proteins encoded:
- a CDS encoding twin-arginine translocation signal domain-containing protein; the encoded protein is MEGKDRKNRKSDKKIRKGSKKNRKDSRISRRNFLKISGSVAAIAGGGGLGLFGYAAGKDPDSYTGCESFQGAAQDFNRKRY